The following is a genomic window from Magnetospirillum sp..
GAGGCGGGCCGTGACTTGGTTTTGCACCTCGTCGGCGGTCGCCCCCGGCCACGCGGTTTGCAACACCATCACGCGAAACGTGAAATCGGGATCTTCTTTCTGGCCTAGCTTGAAGAAGGCGAGGATGCCTGCCGCCATCAGCAGTACCACGACAAAGCGCGTGAACGACGCGTGCGCGATCGCCCAGGCCGACAGGTTGAAGCGTTGCGCGCTCACGGCAACACCGCGGCCACGCGCACACGCTGGCCGTCGCGCAGCAGATGGGCACCCGCCGCAACGATCCGGTCGCCGGCGGAAAGGTCACCCGCAACAACGAGATTTTCGCCGCGCGTTCCCGCGACCTCGACGATGCGCGGCGTTGCGACGTCGCTGCCGACCGGCACGATCCAGACGTATTTCTCGGGTCCCTTGGCAATCACGGCCGACAGCGGCACTTCCACGCCGCTGATCGCAGCGGGTACGGCAAACGACACGTTCGCCGTCATGCCGAGCCGATAGGCGGGCGGAGCATCGGGGATCGCGATGCGTACGCGATAGGTGCGCGTGGCCCGGTCCGCCATCGCGGAGATTTCGCGGACCCGCCCGTCAATTGCAGCACCGGCAGCGGCCCACAGATCGACCTTTACGGCAGCGCCGGGGAAAAACAGATCGACCTGCGATTCGGGAACCGCGATTGCCACTTCGCGGCCATCGAGCCGTGCAAGGCGGAACACGGTTTGGCCGACACCCAAGACTTGACCGGGTTCGGCCTCGACGGAAGTGACGATCGCGGCAGCGTCGGCCGCAAGATTCGTGTAGCCGGTCTGGTTGGCGCGTTCGCGCGCTTGCGATTCGACCTGGTCCAGTGCTGCTTTGGCGGCGCGATACTGCGTTTCGAACCGGTCGAACTGGGATTGCGCGATATGGCCGCGCTCGAGCAGCGCACGCTGGCGCGCTAAATCGGCCGTTGCGAGTTCGAGTTGCGACTGGGCCGCCGCGACGCCGGCCCGGGCACTGCGTTCGGACAAGGCAAGATCGCGCGCATCCAACCGCGCCAGGATCTGGCCAGCTTCGACGCGCGCACCCAGATCGACCCGCCTTTCAATCATTTTGCCCGCAACCCGGAAACCCAGTGCCGTTTCGATCCGCGGCACGATCTCGCCCGAAAACTGCAGTGTCGTTTCGCGCGGGCTTTGCTGCAGATCGATCAGGCGCACGGGCCGAATTTCCTCCGGCCGGGCCGGTGCTTCGCCGCAGGCGGCCAACGTGCCCATTGCGGCGAAGCCCATCAGCGCAAACAAAATCCGTGGCATATTCGACCTCGCGAAAGGCTGGAGTCGGAAGAAAGTGATCGTTGTTAACTTATGTATGATAAGTTATCATTGATAACTTATCTGTCAAGGCGCGTTTTATCGATCGAGGCGCAGGAAGTGTCCAAGGCATTGATTTTACAAAGAAAGCCAAAAGGCTCCGGGCATGAGCGGCGAGCCGAGATTCTCGATGCCGCCCAGCGCATCTTGCTGCGCGACGGCATCGAGCGCGTAACCGTCCGCGCCATTGCTGCCGAAATCGGCACGTCTTCGACGGCGCTTTACGTCTATTTCCCGACGCGCGATGCGATCCTGCTGTCCTTGTGCGACCGCACGATGGGCGAGTTGCTGGTCCAATTCGATGCGCTCGACGCCACGCACGCAAACGATCTCGAAAAGCTCAAAGGCTTCATGGCCGCCTATGTGCTGTTCGGCCAAACGCATCCCGACGCCTATCGCATGGTATTTTCGATCAAGAGCCAAGGAATTGGGGCAGCCACGCATCTCGAGGCAAGCCCGAACGAGGCTGCGGGCAATGTCGGCCCGCAGCTTTTCGGCCGTCTGCTCGCCCTGGTCGAGCGCTTGGTCGCGGCAGGCACCTTTGCCGCACGCGATCCGGTGGCGATCGCGGAGACGATCTGGATGCTTGGGCACGGCATGATCATGCTGACGGTTTCGATGCCGCAATTTCCGTGGAAAGAACCCGCCCGCGCGATCGAGGCGGCAACCGAGAATCTACTGGCGGGCCTCCTCAAGCGCGCCTGACTGGCACCATCGCCCTGCGCAGCAGCGGCTTGGCGATCTCGAGCACGACCAGAACCAACAGCCCAGCACCGACGGTCAGCAGAAGATCGTCGGCATGCAGCGGGCCGAAGCGGAACAGATCGCGCAGGGCCGGAATGGCCAGCGTGGCCCCCAGCATCAGAACGACGAAAGGCAGCACGATCGCAAGGGCGCGATTGGGCCGCCGGATCGCCTGCAAGAGCGAAGCGCTCGCCGAGCGGTTGACGAGAATGAGTGCGACAATCACCGTGACCAGCGAGAAAAAGGCAAGGGCGCGCACCTCGTCGGCCGGCATGCCGCGCTTGAACGCGACGACGAAGATGGCCGCC
Proteins encoded in this region:
- a CDS encoding efflux RND transporter periplasmic adaptor subunit, producing MPRILFALMGFAAMGTLAACGEAPARPEEIRPVRLIDLQQSPRETTLQFSGEIVPRIETALGFRVAGKMIERRVDLGARVEAGQILARLDARDLALSERSARAGVAAAQSQLELATADLARQRALLERGHIAQSQFDRFETQYRAAKAALDQVESQARERANQTGYTNLAADAAAIVTSVEAEPGQVLGVGQTVFRLARLDGREVAIAVPESQVDLFFPGAAVKVDLWAAAGAAIDGRVREISAMADRATRTYRVRIAIPDAPPAYRLGMTANVSFAVPAAISGVEVPLSAVIAKGPEKYVWIVPVGSDVATPRIVEVAGTRGENLVVAGDLSAGDRIVAAGAHLLRDGQRVRVAAVLP
- a CDS encoding TetR/AcrR family transcriptional regulator, translated to MILQRKPKGSGHERRAEILDAAQRILLRDGIERVTVRAIAAEIGTSSTALYVYFPTRDAILLSLCDRTMGELLVQFDALDATHANDLEKLKGFMAAYVLFGQTHPDAYRMVFSIKSQGIGAATHLEASPNEAAGNVGPQLFGRLLALVERLVAAGTFAARDPVAIAETIWMLGHGMIMLTVSMPQFPWKEPARAIEAATENLLAGLLKRA